In Zingiber officinale cultivar Zhangliang chromosome 8B, Zo_v1.1, whole genome shotgun sequence, a single genomic region encodes these proteins:
- the LOC122013408 gene encoding uncharacterized protein LOC122013408 gives MISDNEKQIIAWWHKQRSVAVVAACYHYVETLKLLKLYYDSHKDVDKPLEVCDEASPFRDDSASSKSKRKRSSLDENIEQRLQESEARLIRLANAIEQGKLIIENVEEEFPPDKIFAELERLQFNPSKIVDAYMLLCFDKAKARIFFEAPDAYRLDVIHKLMSSSEKHNPFFCMNKLGKD, from the coding sequence ATGATAAGTGATAATGAAAAACAAATTATAGCATGGTGGCATAAACAACGTTCGGTCGCAGTTGTAGCAGCTTGTTACCATTATGTAGAAACATTGAAATTACTGAAGCTATATTATGACTCTCATAAGGACGTTGATAAGCCATTGGAAGTATGTGATGAAGCAAGTCCATTTCGAGACGATTCAGCATCTAGCAagagcaagaggaaaagatcgTCCCTAGATGAGAATATTGAGCAGAGGCTCCAAGAGAGTGAAGCTAGACTGATTCGATTAGCAAATGCAATTGAACAAGGGAAACTGATAATTGAGAATGTTGAAGAGGAGTTCCCACCTGACAAGATCTTTGCAGAACTAGAAAGATTACAATTCAATCCTTCAAAGATTGTTGATGCATACATGCTCTTATGCTTTGATAAAGCTAAGGCAAGGATTTTTTTTGAAGCTCCAGATGCCTATCGATTGGATGTCATTCATAAGTTGATGTCTAGCTCTGAAAAACACAACCCATTTTTTTGCATGAACAAGCTTGGCAAAGACTAG
- the LOC122014268 gene encoding GDSL esterase/lipase At1g31550-like isoform X1 has product MAPLDTHAICLLVFLFLVISHHVTSCYTAIFSFGDSLADTGNSVAIDGHSANDAATKLPYGETYFGRPTGRFSDGRLIIDFIAQAMGLPFVRPYLAGGSEEEFRHGVNFAVAGATAMNNSFFREQGIDVTWTPYSLDVQIEWFKQLLHSNPSISDPSVLSNALFLVGEIGGNDYNHPFFQHEPFDKIRKLVPSVIEAISSAITALVKLGAKNLVVPGNFPIGCVPLYLRQFQSKNVEDYDQKTGCIKWLNEFSVYHNRLLQDELDHLNGVYHNATITYADYYNAAMRIFDSPKQFAQPIAGFTTPLTGCCRGCGESLCEDPSRYVSWDGLHLTEAAYKTIADGLLQGPARVPSLNQTCSVRQQSSASPNSLKFFTSIDSSRWFDVWNVRES; this is encoded by the exons ATGGCACCCCTCGATACTCATGCCATCTGTTTGCTCGTGTTCCTCTTTCTCGTCATCAGCCACCATGTGACGAGCTGCTACACGGCCATATTTAGCTTCGGAGATTCCCTTGCAGACACAGGAAATTCGGTAGCCATCGACGGGCACTCTGCCAACGACGCTGCTACCAAGCTTCCCTACGGTGAGACTTACTTCGGCCGACCAACAGGGCGATTCTCAGATGGACGACTCATCATAGACTTCATTG CACAAGCTATGGGATTGCCATTTGTGCGGCCGTACCTCGCCGGAGGGAGCGAAGAGGAATTCAGGCATGGGGTGAACTTCGCAGTGGCAGGAGCCACCGCAATGAACAACTCCTTCTTCAGGGAGCAGGGAATTGATGTCACTTGGACGCCGTATTCCTTGGACGTTCAGATTGAGTGGTTCAAGCAGCTGCTCCATTCCAACCCATCCATTTCAG ACCCATCCGTCTTGAGCAACGCTCTGTTCTTAGTAGGAGAGATCGGAGGGAATGACTACAACCATCCATTCTTCCAACATGAACCGTTCGATAAAATCAGAAAATTAGTGCCGAGTGTGATCGAAGCAATCAGTTCAGCAATCACT GCTTTAGTCAAACTTGGTGCCAAAAACTTGGTGGTTCCCGGAAACTTTCCGATCGGTTGCGTTCCCCTATATCTTAGACAGTTCCAGAGCAAAAATGTCGAAGATTATGATCAGAAAACTGGCTGCATCAAGTGGTTGAATGAGTTCTCGGTCTATCATAACAGATTGCTGCAGGATGAACTAGACCATCTTAATGGAGTTTATCATAATGCAACCATCACATATGCTGATTACTACAACGCAGCCATGAGGATTTTCGATTCCCCGAAACAATTCG CTCAACCCATTGCAGGTTTTACGACACCTCTGACTGGATGCTGCAGGGGGTGCGGCGAATCCTTGTGCGAAGATCCATCGAGGTATGTTTCCTGGGACGGGTTGCACCTGACAGAGGCAGCATATAAAACGATCGCTGATGGTCTTTTACAAGGGCCTGCGCGTGTTCCTTCATTGAACCAAACTTGCTCGGTCAGACAACAAAGCTCTGCTTCGCCGAATTCACTGAAGTTCTTCACGAGCATTGATAGTAGCAGATGGTTCGATGTCTGGAATGTCAGAGAGTCATGA
- the LOC122014268 gene encoding GDSL esterase/lipase At1g31550-like isoform X2, translated as MAPLDTHAICLLVFLFLVISHHVTSCYTAIFSFGDSLADTGNSVAIDGHSANDAATKLPYGETYFGRPTGRFSDGRLIIDFIAQAMGLPFVRPYLAGGSEEEFRHGVNFAVAGATAMNNSFFREQGIDVTWTPYSLDVQIEWFKQLLHSNPSISDPSVLSNALFLVGEIGGNDYNHPFFQHEPFDKIRKLVPSVIEAISSAITALVKLGAKNLVVPGNFPIGCVPLYLRQFQSKNVEDYDQKTGCIKWLNEFSVYHNRLLQDELDHLNGVYHNATITYADYYNAAMRIFDSPKQFGFTTPLTGCCRGCGESLCEDPSRYVSWDGLHLTEAAYKTIADGLLQGPARVPSLNQTCSVRQQSSASPNSLKFFTSIDSSRWFDVWNVRES; from the exons ATGGCACCCCTCGATACTCATGCCATCTGTTTGCTCGTGTTCCTCTTTCTCGTCATCAGCCACCATGTGACGAGCTGCTACACGGCCATATTTAGCTTCGGAGATTCCCTTGCAGACACAGGAAATTCGGTAGCCATCGACGGGCACTCTGCCAACGACGCTGCTACCAAGCTTCCCTACGGTGAGACTTACTTCGGCCGACCAACAGGGCGATTCTCAGATGGACGACTCATCATAGACTTCATTG CACAAGCTATGGGATTGCCATTTGTGCGGCCGTACCTCGCCGGAGGGAGCGAAGAGGAATTCAGGCATGGGGTGAACTTCGCAGTGGCAGGAGCCACCGCAATGAACAACTCCTTCTTCAGGGAGCAGGGAATTGATGTCACTTGGACGCCGTATTCCTTGGACGTTCAGATTGAGTGGTTCAAGCAGCTGCTCCATTCCAACCCATCCATTTCAG ACCCATCCGTCTTGAGCAACGCTCTGTTCTTAGTAGGAGAGATCGGAGGGAATGACTACAACCATCCATTCTTCCAACATGAACCGTTCGATAAAATCAGAAAATTAGTGCCGAGTGTGATCGAAGCAATCAGTTCAGCAATCACT GCTTTAGTCAAACTTGGTGCCAAAAACTTGGTGGTTCCCGGAAACTTTCCGATCGGTTGCGTTCCCCTATATCTTAGACAGTTCCAGAGCAAAAATGTCGAAGATTATGATCAGAAAACTGGCTGCATCAAGTGGTTGAATGAGTTCTCGGTCTATCATAACAGATTGCTGCAGGATGAACTAGACCATCTTAATGGAGTTTATCATAATGCAACCATCACATATGCTGATTACTACAACGCAGCCATGAGGATTTTCGATTCCCCGAAACAATTCG GTTTTACGACACCTCTGACTGGATGCTGCAGGGGGTGCGGCGAATCCTTGTGCGAAGATCCATCGAGGTATGTTTCCTGGGACGGGTTGCACCTGACAGAGGCAGCATATAAAACGATCGCTGATGGTCTTTTACAAGGGCCTGCGCGTGTTCCTTCATTGAACCAAACTTGCTCGGTCAGACAACAAAGCTCTGCTTCGCCGAATTCACTGAAGTTCTTCACGAGCATTGATAGTAGCAGATGGTTCGATGTCTGGAATGTCAGAGAGTCATGA